One region of Chloroflexota bacterium genomic DNA includes:
- a CDS encoding B-box zinc finger protein has product MKCAAHPRVETNLRCGKCGKPICPKCMVQTPVGARCPECARLYKLPTYRVSTAYYLRAAGTALGMAIVCGVIWGVVSRFLPFFFLNLLLGAGVGYAIGEVVSLAVNRKRGRGLAAVAGAGVAISYLVSILLFFSLPFGLFPILLALASVALGIFIAVTRLR; this is encoded by the coding sequence ATGAAGTGCGCGGCTCATCCCAGAGTGGAAACCAACCTGCGTTGTGGCAAATGCGGTAAGCCGATATGCCCCAAGTGCATGGTGCAGACGCCGGTGGGTGCCCGGTGCCCGGAATGCGCCCGGTTATATAAATTGCCCACTTACCGCGTCTCCACTGCATATTACCTCAGAGCTGCCGGTACGGCGCTGGGCATGGCAATTGTCTGCGGCGTAATCTGGGGAGTGGTCAGTCGATTTTTACCGTTCTTCTTTTTAAACCTGCTGCTCGGCGCCGGTGTTGGCTATGCAATCGGTGAAGTGGTCAGCCTGGCCGTCAACCGGAAGCGTGGTCGGGGACTGGCGGCAGTGGCCGGCGCGGGCGTGGCCATAAGTTACCTGGTCAGTATCCTTCTGTTCTTCAGCCTTCCTTTTGGTCTGTTCCCTATACTCCTTGCTCTGGCATCGGTAGCACTCGGTATTTTTATCGCCGTTACCCGCCTGCGATGA